Proteins encoded by one window of Cyclobacteriaceae bacterium:
- a CDS encoding ADP-ribosylglycohydrolase family protein, with the protein MKIYRSKCVLVILLIVSIGCDEQKLNPRKYSSELRISKATLKDKIRGGWAGQTIGVTFGGPTEFRFKGTMIQDYQNMVWHDHYIKETFELDPGLYDDVYLDLTFVNILEKVGLNAPADSFAIEFANEDYKLWHANQAARYNILNGIMPPASGHWMNNPHADDIDFQIEADFAGMMAPGMVNTASEFCDRIGHIMNYGDGWYGGVYMSAMYTLAYTSDDIQFVVEEALKTIPKESLFYQTIADVIGWHKQYPNDWKETWFEIEKKHTSEKGCPEGVFNSFNIDARLNAAYVVIGLLYGEKDFYKTMDISTRSGQDSDCNPATAAGILGVMLGYENIPSFWKPALEESEGLKFPYMEITLNEVYDLTFKHALQLIEQNGGQIGEDSVTIKVQQPKAVRLEQSFEGMFPTEERYLRQHYTDKNINIDFDGNGIVVLGNVNSICSVPTSDYVAILDVYIDGEKVEQVKMPYDYIVRKYDIFHKYLLEQGKHHVEIKWVNRNPDFSIYMKSIVIYSDAPGKSLALIQ; encoded by the coding sequence ATGAAAATATATAGATCGAAATGTGTCTTGGTAATTTTATTAATCGTAAGCATCGGCTGCGATGAGCAAAAATTAAATCCCCGGAAATATTCCAGTGAATTGCGAATTTCAAAAGCAACGTTAAAAGATAAAATCCGTGGTGGATGGGCGGGTCAAACCATTGGGGTAACATTTGGTGGGCCAACAGAATTTCGATTTAAAGGAACCATGATTCAGGATTATCAAAATATGGTTTGGCATGATCATTATATAAAGGAAACTTTTGAATTGGATCCGGGACTTTATGATGATGTATACCTCGACCTAACATTTGTGAACATTTTAGAGAAGGTTGGGCTCAATGCTCCTGCCGATTCTTTTGCAATTGAATTTGCAAATGAAGATTACAAACTTTGGCATGCAAACCAGGCTGCTCGGTATAATATCTTAAATGGAATTATGCCTCCTGCATCTGGGCATTGGATGAACAATCCACATGCTGACGATATTGACTTTCAAATAGAAGCAGACTTTGCCGGAATGATGGCTCCGGGAATGGTTAATACGGCATCTGAATTCTGTGATCGGATCGGCCATATCATGAATTATGGTGATGGCTGGTATGGTGGAGTTTATATGTCCGCCATGTATACCCTGGCATACACTTCAGATGATATTCAGTTTGTTGTGGAAGAAGCACTCAAGACAATACCGAAGGAGAGTTTGTTTTATCAAACAATTGCTGATGTAATTGGATGGCACAAGCAATACCCAAATGATTGGAAGGAAACTTGGTTTGAAATAGAAAAGAAACATACTTCTGAAAAAGGATGCCCGGAAGGAGTTTTCAATTCCTTTAATATCGATGCGCGGCTCAACGCCGCTTATGTTGTGATTGGGTTATTGTATGGTGAAAAGGATTTTTATAAAACAATGGATATCTCAACACGTAGTGGACAAGACTCAGATTGTAATCCAGCAACAGCTGCAGGTATATTGGGTGTAATGCTTGGCTATGAAAACATTCCTTCATTTTGGAAACCTGCACTTGAAGAATCAGAAGGATTAAAATTTCCATATATGGAGATCACCTTAAACGAAGTGTATGATTTGACATTTAAGCATGCACTTCAATTGATTGAACAAAATGGTGGTCAAATAGGGGAAGATAGTGTAACCATAAAAGTACAACAACCTAAAGCAGTACGCTTGGAACAGTCTTTTGAAGGGATGTTTCCAACTGAAGAACGTTATTTGCGTCAACATTATACGGATAAGAATATCAATATTGATTTCGATGGAAATGGGATTGTTGTTTTAGGAAATGTAAATAGTATTTGTTCAGTTCCAACGAGTGATTACGTAGCGATATTGGATGTTTACATCGATGGTGAAAAAGTAGAGCAAGTTAAAATGCCATATGATTATATCGTAAGAAAATACGACATCTTTCACAAGTATTTATTGGAACAGGGAAAGCATCATGTGGAGATTAAGTGGGTGAATAGAAATCCTGACTTCAGTATATACATGAAGTCTATAGTGATCTATAGTGATGCCCCCGGAAAATCGCTTGCATTAATACAATAG
- a CDS encoding alpha/beta hydrolase-fold protein: MLFSAVIMLCILSGCEENISPVEEPFVRLLENQKMRSQIFKVDINYAVLLPKGYDDSTEEYPVVYLLHGFGDNEKAWYSSLNIQYYVDLFEGEITPMIYVMPIGYNTYWANRYTGNYPYMDMITTELVPTVDQLFRTKANQSARAVMGYSMGGYGSLILPALNPDVFTISVPLSMSFRTDEQYQEEPQGVFDYQWAPIFGGKGLSGEARLTDHFKEHSPFHFFDSPTAQSQFSNLKILLDCGDDEESLSNTNDNLHVLMRDRKIPHEYRVRNGAHTTDYWKKSLVEALRFISNGVQGIPHPTEATPVEIGTRIISSDFESIDISDESLRILEPVGYASTLSEYPTIYFIHDDENSQANLIDVFSIFRNAMTASKIPNAIVVEIKVSEVVDYDKLVQIIEGVESKYRAKPSHLSRTIIGNGLSGKIVTEIVSEDSELFSSCFLIGAQLADEAQNPGELFYYLDTTDDAIGYRGYHNLYMKLREQEIGYEYRVRQGTETYQSFLNGLYESLPILKVRLTQE; the protein is encoded by the coding sequence ATGCTGTTTAGCGCTGTTATTATGCTTTGTATACTATCAGGATGTGAGGAGAATATTTCTCCCGTAGAGGAGCCATTTGTTCGTTTGTTAGAGAATCAGAAAATGAGAAGTCAAATATTTAAGGTGGATATAAACTACGCAGTTTTGTTACCGAAAGGATATGATGACTCAACTGAGGAGTATCCGGTAGTATACCTCCTTCATGGATTTGGTGACAATGAAAAAGCTTGGTACTCAAGTCTAAATATTCAGTACTATGTTGATTTATTTGAAGGTGAGATTACTCCGATGATTTATGTTATGCCCATCGGTTATAACACCTATTGGGCAAATCGTTACACGGGAAATTATCCCTATATGGATATGATCACAACGGAGTTAGTACCCACTGTCGACCAGTTATTCAGAACAAAGGCGAATCAATCAGCGCGTGCAGTCATGGGGTATTCAATGGGTGGTTATGGTTCCCTAATCTTACCAGCTTTGAATCCTGATGTTTTTACAATTAGTGTTCCGCTTAGCATGTCCTTCCGAACAGACGAACAATATCAAGAAGAACCACAAGGTGTATTCGATTATCAATGGGCTCCAATATTTGGAGGAAAAGGACTTAGTGGAGAAGCTCGACTTACTGATCATTTCAAAGAACACAGTCCCTTTCATTTCTTTGATTCACCAACAGCACAAAGTCAATTTAGTAATTTAAAAATTCTTTTGGATTGTGGGGATGATGAGGAATCTCTTTCCAATACAAATGATAATTTACATGTATTGATGCGCGATCGCAAGATTCCTCATGAATATCGTGTCAGAAATGGCGCACATACAACCGACTACTGGAAAAAATCACTTGTCGAAGCGTTGAGATTTATTAGCAATGGTGTTCAGGGAATACCTCATCCAACAGAAGCTACTCCAGTAGAGATTGGTACACGCATTATCAGCAGCGACTTTGAATCCATTGATATATCGGACGAATCACTTCGCATATTAGAACCTGTTGGGTATGCTTCAACCCTGAGTGAGTATCCAACCATTTATTTTATTCATGACGATGAAAATTCACAAGCGAATCTGATCGATGTTTTTTCCATATTCAGAAATGCAATGACTGCATCTAAAATTCCCAATGCAATCGTAGTTGAAATCAAAGTATCAGAGGTAGTGGATTATGATAAGCTGGTTCAAATTATAGAAGGGGTTGAGTCAAAATATAGGGCAAAACCCAGCCATTTAAGCCGAACCATTATAGGTAATGGATTGAGTGGGAAAATTGTTACGGAAATAGTTTCTGAAGATTCAGAGTTATTTAGCTCATGTTTCCTAATAGGAGCACAACTAGCTGACGAAGCACAGAATCCAGGTGAGCTTTTCTATTACCTGGATACTACAGATGATGCAATTGGATATAGAGGTTATCACAATTTGTACATGAAACTAAGAGAACAAGAAATTGGATACGAATATAGAGTAAGACAAGGTACGGAAACATATCAATCATTTTTGAATGGTTTATATGAATCACTTCCAATTTTAAAGGTACGACTTACGCAAGAATAA